Proteins encoded by one window of uncultured Bacteroides sp.:
- a CDS encoding DUF4293 domain-containing protein has translation MIQRIQSVYLLLVTALLTSNIFLPVGSFLDKNGMLYPFTPLHVALPSAGLNYTPWGQLALLILGALISVATIFLFKNRKLQIRMCVFNTLILAGYYIVFLLSMLLTKSNTQTTYQFSLGLCFPLIAMIINYLAIRAIRKDENKVRAADRIR, from the coding sequence ATGATACAACGCATTCAAAGTGTTTATTTATTGCTTGTTACGGCTTTATTGACATCAAATATCTTTTTACCTGTAGGCTCTTTCCTTGATAAGAATGGCATGCTTTATCCTTTTACTCCTTTGCATGTAGCTCTTCCCAGCGCCGGATTGAATTACACTCCATGGGGACAACTTGCGCTGCTTATTTTAGGTGCTTTGATATCTGTTGCCACTATATTCTTATTCAAGAACAGAAAGTTGCAAATAAGAATGTGTGTGTTTAACACTCTTATTCTTGCAGGATATTATATTGTATTTCTTTTGTCTATGCTTTTGACTAAGAGCAATACTCAGACTACTTATCAGTTCTCTTTAGGCCTTTGTTTTCCATTGATTGCTATGATAATAAATTATCTTGCAATTCGTGCAATACGCAAAGATGAAAATAAGGTTAGAGCTGCTGACAGAATCAGATAA
- the bamD gene encoding outer membrane protein assembly factor BamD: MKRNIILTLLIAGTLSSCGEYNKLLKSTDYEYKYEAAKNYFARGKYSKSATLLEDMIMQFKGTDKAEESLYMLAMSYYNQGDYSTASHYFTTYYTTYPKGTFTELARFHSGKSLCLDTPEARLDQSGTYKAIQELQMFMEYFPQSSKKQEAQDMIFALQDKLVLKEYMSAKLYFNMGNYMGNNYQSCVITAQNALKDYPYAKLREDLSILVLRSKYEMAIQSIEEKKGDRFRETVDEYYAFKNEFPESKYSKEVEKIFKESSKKVKE; the protein is encoded by the coding sequence ATGAAAAGAAATATCATCCTAACATTACTTATAGCTGGTACTCTCTCGTCTTGTGGAGAATATAATAAATTATTGAAAAGTACTGATTATGAGTACAAATATGAGGCAGCTAAGAACTATTTTGCCAGAGGTAAATACAGTAAGTCTGCAACATTGCTTGAGGATATGATCATGCAGTTTAAAGGCACAGATAAAGCCGAAGAATCGCTTTATATGCTTGCAATGAGTTATTATAACCAAGGTGATTATAGCACAGCTTCTCACTACTTTACAACTTATTACACTACTTACCCAAAAGGTACTTTTACTGAGTTGGCTCGTTTTCATTCAGGGAAATCTTTGTGTCTGGATACACCGGAAGCTAGATTAGACCAGTCGGGAACATATAAAGCTATTCAGGAACTGCAGATGTTTATGGAATATTTTCCTCAGAGTTCCAAGAAGCAGGAAGCTCAGGATATGATCTTTGCCTTGCAGGATAAGCTTGTTCTTAAAGAGTATATGTCGGCAAAGTTGTATTTTAACATGGGAAATTACATGGGCAATAATTATCAGTCTTGTGTAATTACTGCACAAAATGCATTGAAAGATTATCCTTATGCTAAGCTTCGCGAAGATCTTTCTATTTTGGTGTTGCGTTCAAAATATGAAATGGCAATTCAAAGTATTGAAGAAAAGAAGGGTGATCGTTTCCGTGAAACAGTAGACGAGTATTATGCGTTTAAAAATGAATTTCCGGAAAGTAAATACTCTAAAGAGGTAGAAAAGATATTTAAAGAATCAAGTAAAAAAGTTAAAGAATAA
- a CDS encoding LysM peptidoglycan-binding domain-containing protein: MNSLKSLYVALLFAGFSISPVTAQESNSYFLHTIEKGQSLYSIASTYNVSTVDIIKLNPGCNDKLHAGQSLRIPQSKTKKQSQLFHTIQDGETLYGLTMKYKVSAEDICDANPGLSSDNFKIGQVIVIPTSSIAEQNAKSSATQSTIRPAVKSRCQEMHQVKKKETIFSISQKYNIAQEELIAANPELKSGIKKGSLICIPYPTPKVEIKEIPNDRELFNARKIKDEKLSTVKAAIILPFMLNGGKKTESARMVEFYEGFLLAVDSLKRTGTSVDLYTYDSGSTSLSINSILEKEELKKMNVIFGPLYNEQIKPVASFAKKNNIKLVIPFSSKDNQVFNNPSIFQINTPQSYLYSEVYEHFLRKFTSANVIFLDADDSDGEKKEFINGFQQELRNQNIRYKVVKATTDASALAAALNPAKENIFIPTSGSNITLIKCLPQLQFVAKANPNTVIHLFGYPEWQTYTNDHLTAFYELDTYFYTSFYTNNLLPEAVKFISSYRKWYSKDMINTYPKFGMLGFDMGYFFLNALSKYGTGFEKQLTHMNSARPIQTGFKFERANNWGGFINKKVFFVNFSKKYELIKFDFE; the protein is encoded by the coding sequence ATGAATTCACTTAAATCATTGTACGTTGCTTTACTGTTTGCGGGATTTTCTATTTCTCCGGTTACAGCTCAGGAAAGTAATTCATATTTTCTACATACAATTGAGAAAGGACAAAGCCTTTATTCTATTGCAAGCACATACAATGTTTCTACTGTAGATATTATCAAACTAAACCCCGGATGTAACGATAAGCTACATGCAGGACAATCACTTCGCATTCCTCAAAGCAAAACAAAGAAACAATCTCAGCTATTTCATACTATACAAGATGGAGAAACTCTTTATGGACTCACTATGAAATACAAAGTATCTGCAGAAGATATTTGTGATGCCAACCCGGGGCTGAGTTCTGATAATTTTAAGATTGGTCAGGTAATTGTAATACCTACGAGCTCTATTGCAGAACAAAATGCAAAATCATCTGCTACGCAATCAACAATACGGCCAGCAGTAAAGTCAAGATGCCAGGAAATGCATCAGGTGAAAAAGAAAGAGACTATTTTTAGTATCAGTCAGAAATACAACATTGCCCAGGAAGAATTGATTGCTGCTAATCCTGAATTAAAAAGCGGAATTAAAAAAGGCAGTCTTATTTGTATACCTTATCCTACTCCCAAAGTTGAGATAAAAGAGATCCCAAATGACAGAGAGCTTTTCAATGCACGTAAAATAAAAGATGAGAAATTATCTACAGTAAAAGCTGCAATCATTTTACCTTTCATGCTGAATGGAGGGAAGAAAACAGAATCAGCCCGCATGGTAGAATTTTACGAAGGTTTTCTTTTAGCGGTGGATAGCTTAAAAAGAACAGGTACCTCTGTAGATTTGTATACTTACGATTCCGGAAGCACAAGCTTGTCAATAAATTCAATTCTGGAGAAGGAAGAGCTAAAGAAAATGAATGTGATATTTGGTCCATTATATAATGAGCAGATAAAGCCTGTGGCCAGCTTTGCTAAAAAAAATAATATAAAGCTTGTAATCCCTTTTAGCTCTAAAGATAATCAGGTTTTCAATAATCCTTCTATTTTCCAGATCAATACGCCTCAGTCTTATTTATACTCTGAAGTCTACGAACACTTCTTACGTAAGTTCACTTCAGCAAATGTAATATTCCTTGATGCAGATGACAGTGACGGAGAAAAGAAGGAATTTATTAATGGCTTTCAACAGGAGCTTAGAAATCAGAATATCCGTTATAAGGTGGTGAAAGCTACAACAGATGCTTCCGCTCTTGCAGCAGCACTTAATCCTGCTAAAGAAAACATTTTCATTCCTACTTCAGGCTCAAACATCACGCTTATTAAGTGCTTACCTCAGTTGCAATTTGTAGCAAAAGCAAACCCTAATACTGTTATTCATCTATTTGGCTATCCTGAGTGGCAGACTTATACAAATGATCATCTGACTGCGTTCTATGAACTGGATACTTATTTCTACACCTCTTTCTACACTAATAATTTATTGCCGGAAGCTGTTAAATTTATATCTTCTTATCGTAAATGGTACAGCAAAGACATGATCAATACTTATCCTAAATTTGGAATGTTAGGATTTGATATGGGATACTTTTTTCTGAATGCTCTTTCAAAATACGGTACAGGATTTGAAAAACAATTGACTCACATGAACTCAGCTCGCCCTATTCAGACCGGCTTCAAATTTGAACGGGCAAACAACTGGGGAGGATTTATCAATAAAAAAGTATTCTTTGTAAATTTTTCCAAAAAATATGAATTAATTAAATTTGATTTCGAATAA
- a CDS encoding amino acid-binding protein, which yields MVAKQLSIFLENKSGRLTEVTEVLAKEGINLSALCIAENADFGILRGIVSDPDRAYKVLKENHFAVNITDVVGINCPNVPGALAKVLNYLSEAGVFIEYMYSFANNDTANVIIRPSDMDTCIKVLTEKKVDLLAASDLYKL from the coding sequence ATGGTAGCAAAACAATTATCTATCTTTTTGGAAAACAAGTCTGGCAGACTTACAGAGGTCACCGAAGTTTTAGCTAAAGAAGGTATTAATCTTTCAGCTTTGTGCATAGCCGAGAATGCAGATTTTGGTATTCTCCGTGGAATCGTCTCCGACCCCGACAGAGCGTATAAAGTACTCAAGGAGAATCATTTCGCTGTAAATATAACAGACGTAGTGGGAATTAACTGTCCTAACGTTCCGGGTGCTTTGGCAAAGGTACTCAATTACTTATCAGAAGCTGGAGTATTTATTGAATATATGTATTCATTTGCCAATAATGACACAGCAAATGTAATTATCCGGCCAAGCGACATGGATACTTGCATAAAAGTTCTGACCGAAAAAAAGGTTGACCTTTTGGCCGCAAGTGATTTATATAAACTCTAA
- a CDS encoding DNA-directed RNA polymerase subunit omega, producing the protein MDYKKTNAPSNTITRDMMDLCSDTGNVYETVSIIGKRANQISVEIKNDLAKKLQEFASYTDNMEEVFENREQIEISRYYEKLPKPNLIASQEYQEGKVYYRNPAKEKEKLQ; encoded by the coding sequence ATGGATTACAAAAAAACAAACGCTCCATCAAATACCATTACTCGTGACATGATGGATCTGTGTTCTGATACTGGTAATGTTTATGAAACAGTTTCAATTATTGGTAAACGTGCCAATCAGATAAGTGTTGAAATTAAAAATGATCTGGCAAAGAAATTGCAGGAGTTTGCTTCATATACAGATAATATGGAGGAAGTGTTTGAGAATAGAGAGCAGATTGAAATCTCTCGCTATTACGAAAAACTACCTAAACCTAATCTGATTGCTTCACAGGAATATCAGGAAGGAAAGGTTTATTATAGAAATCCAGCAAAGGAAAAAGAAAAATTGCAATAG
- the uvrA gene encoding excinuclease ABC subunit UvrA has protein sequence MVEETDQVRVYGARVHNLKNIDVNIPRNSLTVITGLSGSGKSSLAFDTIFAEGQRRYIETFSTYARNFLGNMERPDVDKITGLSPVISIEQKTTNKNPRSTVGTTTEIYDYLRLLYARAGEAYSYLSGEKMVKYTEEQILDLILHDYKGKKIYLLAPLVKSRKGHYKELFEQIRKKGYLNVRVDGDIKEIMHGMKLDRYKNHDIEVVIDKMVVGEKDLNRLKQSVATAMLQGEGLLMILDAQTLSVRHYSKRLMCPVTGLSYREPAPHNFSFNSPQGACPKCKGLGVVNKIDIDKIIPDRNLSIYEGGIVPLGKHRNIMIFWQIISILDRYEVKLKTPIKDIPDDAIDEILNGSDERIRIDRSLIGSSSDYFMSFEGVIKYIMLLQEKDASATAQKWADQFSVTTVCPECKGAKLNKEALHFRIHDKNIDELSSMDLSELYEWLMTVDQFLSDKQNKIAVEILKEIRTRLKFLLDVGLEYLAIKRSSATLSGGESQRIRLATQIGSQLVNVLYILDEPSIGLHQRDNERLIKSLKALRDSGNSVIVVEHDRDMMFAADYIVDMGPKAGRLGGEVVFAGTPEEMIKTDTLTSQYLNGKKKIEIPAKRRKGNGLSLTLKGARGNNLKGVDAEFPLGELICVTGVSGSGKSTLINNTLQPILSQKFYHSLQDPLPYDSIEGLENIDKVVNVDQSPLGKTPRSNPATYTGVFSDIRSLFVGLPEAKIRGYKPGRFSFNVSGGRCEACSGNGYKTIEMNFLPDVYVPCEVCHGKRYNRETLEVRFKGKSIADVLDMTINRAVEFFENVPQILNKIKVLQEVGLGYIRLGQPSTTLSGGESQRVKLATELAKRDTGKTLYILDEPTTGLHFEDIRVLMGVLNKLVDKGNTIIVIEHNLDVIKMADYIIDMGPEGGKGGGYLLCCGTPEEVALCKKGYTPMFLKKELEYENKQD, from the coding sequence ATGGTTGAAGAAACAGATCAGGTAAGAGTGTACGGTGCGCGCGTACACAATTTAAAAAACATAGATGTAAATATACCTCGTAACAGTCTCACGGTTATTACCGGGTTAAGTGGAAGTGGTAAGTCGTCATTGGCATTTGATACCATCTTTGCGGAAGGACAACGCCGGTATATTGAAACATTCTCTACTTATGCGCGTAATTTTCTGGGAAATATGGAACGTCCGGATGTGGATAAAATCACCGGATTGAGCCCTGTTATATCCATAGAACAAAAGACCACCAATAAGAATCCCCGCTCTACAGTGGGAACTACCACGGAAATTTACGATTATCTTCGTTTGCTTTATGCAAGGGCAGGAGAGGCTTATTCCTATCTTTCAGGTGAGAAGATGGTGAAATATACAGAAGAGCAGATTCTGGATCTGATTCTGCATGATTACAAAGGGAAAAAGATCTATTTGCTTGCTCCACTGGTGAAATCCAGGAAAGGACATTATAAGGAACTCTTTGAGCAGATTCGCAAAAAGGGATATCTGAATGTCCGGGTAGATGGAGATATTAAGGAAATAATGCATGGCATGAAGCTAGACCGTTATAAGAATCACGACATTGAAGTGGTGATTGATAAAATGGTGGTAGGAGAGAAAGATCTCAACCGATTAAAGCAAAGTGTTGCCACTGCAATGTTGCAGGGCGAAGGATTGCTAATGATACTTGATGCTCAGACACTGAGTGTGCGCCATTACAGTAAAAGACTGATGTGTCCCGTTACCGGACTGTCTTATCGTGAACCGGCTCCGCATAACTTCTCTTTCAACTCTCCTCAGGGAGCCTGCCCTAAGTGTAAAGGACTTGGAGTTGTAAACAAGATTGATATTGATAAGATAATACCGGATCGTAATCTTTCTATTTATGAAGGAGGAATTGTTCCCCTTGGCAAGCATAGAAATATTATGATATTCTGGCAAATAATTTCTATCTTAGATAGGTACGAAGTCAAACTAAAAACACCTATTAAAGATATTCCCGACGATGCTATCGATGAAATATTAAATGGCTCTGATGAAAGGATAAGGATTGACCGAAGCTTGATTGGATCATCTTCAGATTACTTTATGTCCTTTGAGGGAGTCATAAAATATATCATGTTGTTGCAGGAAAAAGATGCATCCGCCACTGCTCAGAAATGGGCAGATCAATTCTCTGTTACCACGGTATGTCCTGAGTGTAAAGGAGCAAAACTGAACAAAGAAGCATTGCATTTCCGTATCCATGATAAGAATATTGATGAACTTTCATCCATGGACCTTTCAGAGCTTTATGAATGGCTGATGACTGTAGATCAGTTCCTGAGTGACAAACAAAACAAGATAGCGGTTGAAATACTAAAAGAAATCCGTACACGTCTCAAGTTCTTATTGGATGTGGGATTGGAATATCTTGCCATCAAGCGTTCTTCGGCCACCTTATCCGGAGGCGAGAGTCAGCGCATTCGTCTGGCAACCCAGATTGGTTCTCAGCTGGTCAATGTTCTATATATCCTTGATGAACCTAGTATCGGGCTACATCAAAGAGACAATGAACGATTAATAAAGTCCTTAAAAGCATTGCGCGACTCGGGAAATTCAGTTATCGTTGTGGAGCATGACAGAGACATGATGTTCGCTGCCGATTATATTGTTGATATGGGACCAAAGGCCGGTCGTTTAGGAGGAGAAGTAGTCTTTGCCGGTACTCCGGAAGAGATGATTAAAACAGATACACTTACTTCACAATACCTCAACGGAAAGAAGAAAATAGAAATTCCTGCGAAGAGAAGAAAAGGAAATGGGCTCTCCTTGACCCTGAAAGGAGCCAGAGGTAACAACCTGAAAGGCGTAGATGCAGAGTTCCCTTTAGGAGAACTGATCTGTGTCACAGGCGTATCGGGTAGTGGAAAGTCTACGTTGATAAACAATACACTGCAACCCATCCTTTCGCAAAAGTTCTATCATTCTCTGCAAGATCCCTTGCCTTATGATTCAATAGAAGGTCTTGAGAATATTGATAAGGTGGTTAATGTAGACCAGTCTCCTCTGGGAAAGACTCCTCGCTCTAATCCAGCTACCTACACAGGTGTCTTTTCAGATATTCGTTCCTTGTTTGTGGGATTACCGGAAGCAAAGATCAGAGGATATAAACCTGGTCGTTTTTCATTTAATGTATCCGGCGGACGGTGTGAAGCTTGCTCGGGTAATGGATATAAAACCATTGAAATGAATTTCCTGCCCGATGTGTATGTTCCTTGCGAAGTATGTCACGGCAAACGATATAATCGTGAAACACTGGAGGTTCGCTTTAAAGGGAAGTCCATTGCCGATGTGCTGGATATGACCATTAACCGTGCGGTAGAATTCTTTGAGAATGTTCCTCAAATACTTAATAAGATAAAAGTTCTTCAGGAAGTGGGACTGGGGTATATCCGTTTGGGACAACCTTCCACCACACTTTCCGGAGGAGAGAGCCAGCGCGTGAAACTAGCCACCGAGCTTGCTAAACGAGATACTGGTAAAACTCTGTATATTCTTGACGAACCTACCACCGGACTTCATTTTGAAGATATCCGTGTGCTGATGGGCGTACTGAATAAGCTGGTAGATAAAGGAAATACAATTATAGTGATTGAGCACAATCTGGATGTGATTAAAATGGCAGATTATATTATTGACATGGGTCCCGAAGGAGGAAAGGGTGGAGGATATCTTCTCTGCTGTGGCACACCGGAAGAGGTAGCTCTGTGTAAAAAAGGATATACGCCAATGTTTTTGAAGAAAGAACTGGAATATGAAAATAAACAAGACTAA
- a CDS encoding gliding motility-associated C-terminal domain-containing protein — protein sequence MIVLMSQKKCINKNISVSNSCRLFLLSFTLFLLTLSVSAQVKEIKADPIAKQLSENGKIVEGDVIHPGDQFTGAAPMEVEFTSNVTDASSTLRYEWKISQDKDFSSILLSRFDENVSYTFTTTGTSYVKLYITDTETSVTYESDAFSIVISESELKVPNAFSPNGDGVNDVFKVKHKSLVKFNATVFNRWGQEIYKWNNPDEGWDGTSHGKAVKDGVYFIVIHAVGSDGIEYNHKGDINILRGFSGTSTSGTTGE from the coding sequence ATGATTGTTTTAATGAGCCAAAAAAAATGTATAAATAAGAATATTTCAGTCAGTAACAGTTGCAGGTTGTTTCTGCTTAGCTTTACTTTATTTCTCCTTACACTTTCAGTGAGTGCACAGGTTAAAGAGATTAAAGCAGATCCCATTGCAAAACAGCTTTCTGAAAACGGCAAGATTGTTGAGGGAGATGTCATTCATCCTGGCGATCAATTTACCGGTGCTGCACCTATGGAAGTTGAATTTACTTCTAATGTTACCGATGCATCATCAACCCTGAGGTATGAATGGAAAATCTCTCAGGATAAAGATTTCTCATCTATACTTTTAAGCCGTTTTGATGAAAATGTTTCATATACTTTCACTACAACAGGAACAAGTTACGTTAAACTTTATATCACTGATACAGAAACGAGTGTAACGTATGAGTCGGATGCTTTTTCTATTGTAATCAGTGAGTCGGAGCTGAAAGTACCCAATGCATTCTCACCTAATGGAGATGGGGTAAATGATGTGTTTAAGGTGAAGCATAAATCGTTGGTAAAGTTTAATGCTACGGTGTTTAACAGATGGGGACAGGAAATTTATAAATGGAATAATCCAGATGAAGGATGGGATGGAACATCTCATGGTAAAGCAGTAAAAGACGGTGTTTACTTCATCGTAATTCATGCTGTTGGTTCAGACGGAATTGAGTATAATCACAAAGGAGATATAAATATTCTGCGTGGTTTCAGCGGTACAAGTACCAGTGGAACAACTGGAGAATAA
- a CDS encoding porin family protein, whose amino-acid sequence MNKYILLLLLVWISIPAAAQLGEQRNNLSIGISGGANYNNVSFTPTIKQKGYLAPTGGITARYISEKYFSMLCGVQLELNYSQRGWEENIQDNTNTYSRTMTYLEVPFLAHLAFGKEKSGLFFINMGPQVAYLLSEKEHYSADWDASKRSNGINYQYGKMAENKLDYGLLGGGGIEIPTRIGEFLLEGRYYLGLADFYKNNQANTDNFEKSSHNTITVKLTYLFNLSK is encoded by the coding sequence ATGAACAAATATATTTTATTACTACTATTAGTCTGGATATCTATTCCTGCAGCAGCTCAACTTGGTGAACAAAGAAACAATCTATCTATCGGTATAAGTGGTGGAGCAAACTATAACAATGTTTCTTTCACTCCTACCATTAAACAAAAAGGATATCTGGCACCCACAGGAGGGATAACCGCCCGCTATATCTCTGAGAAGTATTTTTCAATGTTATGCGGAGTACAGCTGGAGCTGAATTACTCTCAACGTGGTTGGGAAGAAAATATTCAGGACAACACAAACACCTATAGCCGTACAATGACTTATCTTGAAGTACCATTTCTCGCTCATCTGGCTTTTGGCAAAGAAAAGAGTGGACTATTCTTTATCAATATGGGTCCACAGGTAGCTTATCTTTTAAGTGAGAAGGAACACTACAGTGCTGACTGGGATGCTAGTAAGCGCTCTAATGGAATAAACTATCAATACGGAAAGATGGCTGAGAATAAACTTGATTATGGACTTTTAGGTGGCGGTGGAATAGAAATACCTACAAGGATAGGAGAATTCCTTTTAGAAGGACGTTACTATTTGGGACTGGCCGACTTTTACAAAAACAATCAGGCAAATACTGATAATTTTGAGAAATCATCACATAATACTATTACCGTAAAGCTGACTTATTTATTTAATCTATCAAAATAA